Part of the Penaeus vannamei isolate JL-2024 chromosome 9, ASM4276789v1, whole genome shotgun sequence genome is shown below.
gagagagagagagcgagagagagagagagagagagagagagagagagagagagagcgagagcgagagggccgTCACCAGAACGCATCTATCACCCACACTGCCAATTGCTGGCGCTCTTATCTATAATCAGGTCCGGGCTATGGTTTTAATCGCGGGGACGGCGTGGGCGCCCATGAGGCCGCCCTCGGGAGAGCAAATAACAGCATGGCCGCCATTAAAATACACACAACGCGACGGACAGCGAGTTTAAAGATCTCCCCGGGAGGCGCGGCTGACAGGAATTATACGATAATTCAGGTTCCGACGGACAAGAAGCGAGCGATAACTCAGCCAAGAGCTCCGGGAATTACGGCGTAATCTCTGCCGTAAAGAACGACGTCGCCGCTAATGAAACGTCGCCAGGGGAGGGCACGACGCGGGTCCTCCCCCGGGGGCCTCGCGGGGTCCTCTCGGGGGCCTCTCGGGGTCCTCCCCCGGGGGCCTCTTGGGGTCCTCTCGGGGGCCTCTCGGGGTCCTCCCCCGGGGGCCTCGCggggtcctctcggggtcctctcggggtcctcccccggggtcctctcggggtcctcgcggggtcctctcggggtcctcccCCAGGGGCCTCTCGGGGTCCTCCCCCAGGGGCCTCTCGGGGTCCTCCCCCAGGGGCCTCGCGGGGTCCTCCCCCagggtcctctcggggtcctctcGGGGGCCTCTCGGGGTCCTCCCCCAGGGGCCTCGCggggtcctctcggggtcctcccccggggtcctctcggggtcctcgcggggtcctctcggggtcctcccccggggtcctctcggggtcctcgcggggtcctctcggggtcctcccCCAGGGGCCTCTCGGGGTCCTCCCCCAGGGGCCTCTCGGGGTCCTCCCCCAGGGGCCTCTCGGGGTCCTCCCCCAGGGGCCTCGCggggtcctctcggggtcctcccccggggtcctctcggggtcctcccccagggtcctctcggggtcctctcGGGGGCCTCTCGGGGTCCTCCCCCAGGGGCCTCGCggggtcctctcggggtcctcccccagggtcctctcggggtcctctcGGGGGCCTCTCGGGGTCCTCCCCCAGGGGCCTCGCggggtcctctcggggtcctcccccggggtcctctcggggtcctcgcggggtcctctcggggtcctcccccggggtcctctcggggtcctcgcggggtcctctcggggtcctcccCCAGGGGGCCTCTCGGGGTCCTCCCCCAGGGGCCTCTCGGGGTCCTCCCCCAGGGGCCTCGCggggtcctctcggggtcctcccCCAGGGTCCTCTCGGGGGCCTCTCGGGGTCCTCCCCCAGGGGCCTCGCGGGGTCCTCGCggggtcctctcggggtcctcccccggggtcctctcggggtcctcgcggggtcctctcggggtcctcccccagggtcctctcggggtccttctctctcaatctgtaaTTCTTCTTCCAGTTtcgctccagctcctcctcctcctcctcctcctcctctgtccactTGCaggtttcatcctttttttttttcttttcttttctttagaaattctgcttctttttcattcttcccgtCTTACAGTTTGAacatccatttcctttctttcgtttatttgtgCACCTTAACCACACCCCtcaacgcccgcacgcccactcgCCGGCCGTGTGTGAGCATTTGGCCAGGAATCAGCTCCTCGTCAAGGCTTCTGAACCACTGAAAGCAGCCGGccattcaacctccccccccctccccctccccctactcccgacacccccccctccatcaaactccctcctccccctcccccttcccactaccccctctcccaccccttccatctCCAGTACCACTTCAAtcatcactttcctccctccccctcccccctcccctcccgacccACCTAGGCaaccactctccttcttccttgcccGTCTCTACCCACCTccggt
Proteins encoded:
- the LOC138862518 gene encoding tetra-peptide repeat homeobox protein 1-like, with the translated sequence MNPNLSDEATLDNPLSSDSNLWQDTGISLVADSCRSLYHEFGHHLLQTLNITFYQVVLRILTISQPTTKNQLKSIYSKELYDNSGSDGQEASDNSAKSSGNYGVISAVKNDVAANETSPGEGTTRVLPRGPRGVLSGASRGPPPGASWGPLGGLSGSSPGGLAGSSRGPLGVLPRGPLGVLAGSSRGPPPGASRGPPPGASRGPPPGASRGPPPGSSRGPLGGLSGSSPRGLAGSSRGPPPGSSRGPRGVLSGSSPGVLSGSSRGPLGVLPQGPLGVLPQGPLGVLPQGPLGVLPQGPRGVLSGSSPGVLSGSSPRVLSGSSRGPLGVLPQGPRGVLSGSSPRVLSGSSRGPLGVLPQGPRGVLSGSSPGVLSGSSRGPLGVLPRGPLGVLAGSSRGPPPGGLSGSSPRGLSGSSPRGLAGSSRGPPPGSSRGPLGVLPQGPRGVLAGSSRGPPPGSSRGPRGVLSGSSPRVLSGSFSLNL